Proteins encoded by one window of Vibrio algicola:
- the cls gene encoding cardiolipin synthase, with translation MEKLYQILALAGVISYWLLVAAVTIRVVVKRRAVSVSLAWIMIIYILPFVGVICYFLFGELNLGRTRAERAKQMFEPYGEWFTQLQQCQAHQPKLLNLQLSQIHDICTNRTSIPALCGNTLSLQDTPDKILLSIIRDIEGATESIRIEFYIWQNGGLIDSVNAALVQAAKRGVKIQILIDSAGSPKFFRSHWYSLMRTSGIDVREALAVNAFRMFFRRLDLRLHRKIITIDDQVGYTGSMNMVDPIYFKQDSGVGQWIDVMVRVTGPTVNILAAIHAWDWEVETGERHLPTFPVCTIETNGALHPIQVVPSGPGMPDHLIQQVLALAINQAQHSVRITTPYFVPSDILLQVINMTAQRGVTVELIIPKKNDSLLVNWASKSFFTELLNAGVKIYQFDGGLLHTKSVVIDQQYCLIGSVNLDMRSLWLNFELTLAVDDDEFTKELYWVQQTYIEQSHLIDSNEWQKRSLFHRALERLFYLFNPLL, from the coding sequence ATGGAAAAACTTTATCAAATTCTAGCCTTAGCCGGTGTGATAAGTTATTGGTTGCTGGTAGCAGCAGTCACTATCCGAGTGGTGGTAAAACGCCGCGCGGTCAGTGTGTCTCTCGCATGGATAATGATCATCTATATTCTGCCCTTTGTTGGGGTCATTTGTTATTTCTTATTTGGCGAACTGAATCTTGGCCGAACCCGAGCCGAACGTGCTAAACAAATGTTTGAACCTTACGGCGAATGGTTTACGCAGTTGCAACAATGCCAAGCCCACCAACCTAAATTATTAAATTTACAGCTGTCGCAGATCCATGATATTTGTACTAATCGCACTTCTATCCCTGCTCTGTGTGGTAACACTCTTTCACTGCAAGACACACCCGATAAAATTCTGCTGTCGATTATCCGCGATATTGAGGGAGCAACCGAAAGCATTCGCATCGAATTTTATATTTGGCAAAATGGTGGATTGATCGACTCGGTCAATGCTGCGTTAGTACAAGCGGCTAAACGTGGAGTTAAAATTCAAATCCTGATTGATTCTGCTGGTAGCCCTAAATTTTTCCGAAGCCATTGGTATAGCTTAATGCGAACCTCTGGTATTGATGTTCGAGAAGCGCTGGCAGTGAATGCTTTTCGTATGTTCTTCCGCCGTCTTGATTTACGCCTGCATCGAAAAATCATTACCATCGATGATCAAGTGGGTTATACCGGCTCAATGAATATGGTCGATCCAATTTACTTCAAACAAGACTCTGGCGTGGGGCAGTGGATTGATGTGATGGTTCGAGTTACTGGCCCGACGGTTAATATCTTGGCCGCTATTCATGCATGGGATTGGGAAGTTGAAACGGGCGAGCGTCACTTGCCTACCTTCCCTGTTTGCACGATAGAAACCAATGGCGCTCTGCACCCTATTCAAGTAGTACCATCAGGCCCTGGCATGCCAGATCATCTCATTCAACAAGTGTTAGCGTTGGCAATAAATCAAGCGCAACATTCGGTTAGGATCACTACCCCTTATTTCGTACCAAGTGATATTTTACTGCAAGTGATCAATATGACCGCTCAGCGTGGTGTTACGGTCGAATTAATCATCCCAAAAAAGAATGACTCCTTGTTAGTTAACTGGGCCTCAAAATCGTTTTTTACCGAGTTACTCAATGCGGGAGTGAAAATCTATCAATTTGATGGTGGTTTATTGCACACCAAATCGGTGGTTATTGATCAACAATACTGCTTAATTGGTAGCGTCAATCTTGATATGCGCAGTTTATGGCTCAATTTTGAATTGACCTTAGCGGTCGATGATGATGAATTCACTAAAGAGTTATATTGGGTACAACAAACCTATATTGAACAATCTCATCTTATTGACTCAAATGAATGGCAAAAACGCAGTCTATTTCATCGAGCATTAGAACGCTTATTCTATTTATTCAATCCATTACTTTAG
- the yciA gene encoding acyl-CoA thioester hydrolase YciA, which produces MSTTVETPTGSMILRTLAMPADTNANGDIFGGWIMSQLDLAGAILAKEIANSRVVTVSVSSITFKRPVTVGDVVCCYGECIKVGNTSLSIALEVWVKSVSVDGIGDKNKVCEATFNYVAIDGEGRPRTVKK; this is translated from the coding sequence ATGAGCACAACTGTTGAAACCCCTACCGGTTCAATGATTTTACGCACCCTAGCCATGCCCGCCGATACCAATGCCAATGGCGATATATTCGGTGGTTGGATCATGTCACAACTCGATTTAGCCGGTGCTATTTTAGCCAAAGAAATCGCCAATAGCCGTGTGGTGACTGTGTCGGTTTCGAGCATTACTTTTAAGCGGCCCGTAACCGTTGGTGATGTGGTGTGTTGTTATGGTGAGTGCATCAAAGTTGGCAATACCTCTTTATCTATCGCACTCGAAGTGTGGGTAAAATCGGTTAGTGTTGATGGTATTGGTGATAAAAATAAAGTATGTGAAGCCACCTTTAACTATGTTGCCATCGATGGTGAAGGCCGCCCAAGAACGGTAAAAAAATAA
- a CDS encoding YciI family protein: MWYVIFSQDVENSLEKRMSVREKHLARLNTLKDEGRLLVAGPMPAIDSDNPGEAGFTGSTVIAEFSSLAEAQTWANNDPYIDAGVYAHVTVKPFKKVLP; this comes from the coding sequence ATGTGGTATGTTATTTTCTCTCAAGACGTTGAAAATTCTCTTGAAAAGCGCATGAGCGTGCGCGAAAAACATTTAGCTCGCCTTAATACTTTAAAAGACGAAGGCCGACTATTAGTTGCAGGCCCGATGCCCGCTATCGATTCAGACAATCCTGGCGAAGCTGGCTTTACCGGTTCAACCGTGATTGCAGAATTTAGCTCGTTAGCCGAGGCTCAAACTTGGGCTAATAACGACCCTTATATTGATGCGGGCGTGTATGCCCACGTTACCGTTAAGCCATTCAAAAAAGTGCTGCCATAA
- the gspS2 gene encoding type II secretion system pilot lipoprotein GspS-beta translates to MKLKTVILALLASATLFGCSSTDKVSLMADHRATILESNLPYKQGPLHIMSAKSTEHTVELLMIYNNTGEIAPSALVDASIAYYCSDSEVRAVIDKGVIYKLVLRNERGKLISEQEATKQVCESLDEAKK, encoded by the coding sequence ATGAAATTAAAAACCGTGATCCTTGCACTGCTAGCCAGTGCGACTTTATTTGGTTGTAGCTCAACTGATAAAGTATCTTTAATGGCCGATCATCGCGCCACAATCTTGGAATCGAACCTACCTTATAAGCAAGGTCCATTGCATATCATGAGCGCTAAATCGACCGAGCATACGGTTGAACTGCTGATGATTTATAACAACACTGGCGAAATAGCACCAAGCGCTTTAGTCGATGCCAGCATTGCTTATTACTGCAGTGACAGTGAAGTACGTGCTGTGATCGACAAAGGCGTTATTTACAAACTGGTGCTGCGCAATGAACGCGGTAAGTTAATCAGCGAACAAGAAGCAACAAAACAAGTGTGTGAGTCTTTAGACGAGGCAAAAAAATAA
- a CDS encoding TIGR01621 family pseudouridine synthase: MFDIVMDNPDFLVINKHPNVSVHKDDGDTSLLLEISKATGYQSLFLVHRLDKMTSGLLLLAKNHQAASELSQQFADRAVTKFYLAIGVKKPKKKQGLISGDMERSRRSSWKLTTTQTNPAQTQFFSVAGESGERVFLCKPKTGKTHQIRVALNSIGSSIVGDPIYTPSSNADRGYLHAYALKFQYQGNIVGVHCDPSDPKWNRLENMGEKWQSEAVQHALKTWGKPCQLDWPVIKTNK, from the coding sequence ATGTTTGATATTGTAATGGATAACCCCGATTTTTTAGTGATCAACAAACATCCTAATGTGAGCGTGCACAAAGATGATGGTGATACTTCTCTATTGCTTGAGATCAGTAAAGCAACCGGTTATCAATCTCTTTTTTTAGTGCATAGACTCGACAAAATGACCTCAGGATTGCTGCTCTTGGCTAAAAATCACCAAGCAGCCAGTGAGTTGTCTCAACAGTTTGCAGACCGCGCGGTGACCAAATTTTACCTTGCGATAGGGGTGAAAAAACCAAAGAAAAAACAAGGCCTCATCTCTGGTGATATGGAGCGTTCACGCCGCTCTAGTTGGAAACTAACGACGACTCAAACTAATCCTGCGCAAACCCAATTTTTCTCGGTAGCAGGAGAGTCGGGCGAACGTGTCTTTTTATGTAAGCCCAAAACAGGTAAAACTCATCAAATTCGAGTGGCGTTAAATTCAATTGGCTCATCGATTGTAGGCGATCCAATTTATACCCCATCGAGCAATGCCGACCGTGGCTATTTGCATGCTTACGCTTTAAAATTCCAATATCAAGGCAACATCGTCGGAGTACATTGTGACCCATCCGATCCTAAATGGAATCGCCTTGAGAATATGGGTGAGAAGTGGCAAAGCGAGGCGGTTCAACATGCGTTAAAGACATGGGGAAAACCGTGTCAGCTTGATTGGCCTGTGATCAAAACCAATAAATAA
- a CDS encoding amino acid permease, whose protein sequence is MKLFGSSLILAGTALGAGMLGIPMALAQFGFTVSLILMTVIFVGTTYGALLLAEACTKTAQNGGMNSVAELTLGTGGKYFINFFFYMLLICILVAYTLGIGDLFHNLLLEVGLDVAQPICYAAFTFVMAFVIIAGKSYIDILNRVLFILMIGMLLTVVATLFTHIEPDYLAQTPVFQWQDVVKHSTTIFTSFGSMVVIPSLVMYNKEADGKQIRNMILLGSVIPLVCYLTWLFAIIGNLGTAEISQFDNVSQLISAFGGQSGALKTIISIFSALALITSFLGVSMALFDQNKDGIKGLAKTLNLNSGLVAKVAVFALTFILPLVVTGLFSNKFLNMLEYAGITLVFLAIWGPLAMVLRVRKPSFQLMGMKEPYTAGGGSVALIMSFFFGAFILMSWFFN, encoded by the coding sequence ATGAAATTATTCGGTAGTTCTCTGATCCTTGCAGGAACCGCATTAGGCGCAGGAATGTTGGGGATCCCCATGGCGCTGGCTCAATTTGGCTTTACAGTCAGTCTGATTTTAATGACAGTGATTTTTGTAGGGACCACTTACGGCGCTCTATTGCTGGCAGAAGCCTGTACCAAAACGGCCCAAAATGGCGGAATGAACAGTGTTGCCGAACTGACATTGGGAACGGGCGGTAAATACTTCATTAACTTCTTCTTTTATATGCTGCTGATTTGTATTTTAGTGGCTTACACTTTAGGCATTGGTGACTTATTCCATAACTTACTGTTAGAAGTGGGTTTAGATGTTGCTCAACCGATTTGTTATGCCGCGTTTACCTTCGTGATGGCGTTTGTGATTATCGCCGGTAAATCTTATATCGATATTCTAAATAGAGTGTTGTTTATATTAATGATCGGCATGTTATTGACGGTTGTGGCGACATTATTTACGCATATCGAGCCAGATTATCTAGCGCAAACTCCTGTATTCCAATGGCAAGATGTGGTGAAACACAGCACCACCATCTTCACCAGTTTTGGCTCTATGGTGGTGATCCCGTCTTTGGTCATGTATAACAAAGAAGCCGATGGGAAACAAATCCGGAATATGATTTTACTTGGTTCGGTTATTCCATTGGTGTGTTATTTAACGTGGTTATTTGCCATTATCGGTAATTTAGGCACCGCTGAGATCAGTCAATTTGATAATGTTTCGCAGTTAATCAGTGCATTTGGCGGTCAATCTGGCGCGCTAAAAACCATCATTTCTATTTTTTCTGCACTAGCATTAATAACCTCATTTTTAGGGGTGTCGATGGCTTTGTTTGACCAAAATAAAGATGGTATTAAAGGGCTAGCGAAAACACTGAACCTAAATAGCGGTTTGGTTGCTAAAGTCGCCGTGTTTGCATTAACCTTTATTTTGCCTTTGGTGGTGACGGGATTATTCTCGAATAAGTTTTTAAATATGCTTGAATATGCCGGCATTACCTTGGTGTTCTTGGCTATTTGGGGTCCACTCGCCATGGTCCTTAGAGTGCGTAAACCTAGCTTCCAGTTAATGGGAATGAAAGAACCTTATACTGCTGGTGGCGGATCTGTAGCGTTGATCATGTCATTTTTCTTTGGTGCCTTTATCTTAATGTCTTGGTTTTTTAACTAA
- a CDS encoding class I SAM-dependent methyltransferase: MQVNALPDFFNELNKALPNCDNEIRRIFHGRGRLWQGLDQLTADWLGTQLIVNLFKPVDDEFMQSLAQGLQHLSQTEQWKHIGAQGIGLQHRYEHGAPFEVITGNIELKPVAIENGLKYQLELGKNQNSGLFLDMRLGREWLQQRAQDKAVLNLFSYTCGFSVAAIEGGASKVVNVDMARASLTRGRDNHRLNQHDLSKVTFMGHDIFRSWGKITKAGPYDVIVIDPPSFQKGSFALTKDYKRILRRLPSLLTPQGIVLACVNSPAVTQDFLIDTMLEEAPELIYQQRLANPLEFADIDEQASLKALVFSR; the protein is encoded by the coding sequence ATGCAAGTTAATGCGCTACCTGATTTTTTTAATGAACTTAATAAAGCATTGCCAAATTGTGATAACGAAATACGCCGAATTTTTCACGGACGGGGTCGTTTATGGCAAGGCTTAGATCAGCTCACTGCCGACTGGTTAGGAACGCAATTAATTGTCAACTTATTCAAGCCGGTGGATGACGAGTTTATGCAGTCGCTAGCGCAAGGTTTACAACATTTAAGCCAAACTGAGCAATGGAAACACATCGGCGCACAGGGGATTGGATTACAACATCGCTATGAACATGGCGCACCATTTGAAGTGATCACAGGTAATATTGAGTTAAAACCGGTCGCGATTGAGAATGGCTTAAAATATCAACTTGAGCTGGGTAAGAATCAAAATTCAGGCTTATTTTTAGATATGCGTCTTGGGCGTGAATGGCTACAGCAACGCGCGCAAGATAAAGCGGTCCTCAACCTTTTTTCATACACTTGTGGATTTTCAGTCGCAGCGATTGAAGGCGGAGCAAGTAAAGTTGTTAATGTGGATATGGCGCGCGCATCATTAACCCGTGGGCGAGACAATCACAGATTAAACCAACATGATTTATCGAAAGTGACCTTTATGGGGCACGATATATTTAGATCATGGGGTAAAATCACCAAAGCTGGCCCGTATGATGTGATTGTGATTGATCCGCCTAGCTTTCAAAAAGGCAGCTTTGCATTGACTAAAGACTACAAGCGAATCTTACGTCGTTTACCGTCATTGTTAACACCGCAGGGCATTGTGCTTGCTTGCGTCAATTCACCAGCCGTCACACAAGACTTCTTAATTGATACCATGCTAGAAGAAGCGCCAGAGCTTATCTATCAGCAACGTTTAGCTAATCCATTAGAGTTCGCCGATATTGATGAACAAGCCAGTTTGAAGGCGCTAGTGTTTAGTCGTTAG
- a CDS encoding DNA-3-methyladenine glycosylase I, with protein MTEQDSTCGWAMKHDNEREYHDKEWGVPVYDDTVLFEFICLEGAQAGLSWRTILNKRAGYTAAFEGFDIHTLAQYDEQRVPFIIENFDVVKHKAKIASVFSNARAAIALQQEFGSLSAALWQFVDGKPLQPARKSMDEVPAVTEESKAMSKFLKKRGFKFMGETICYAYMQAMGMVNDHVIDCPCYAKCK; from the coding sequence ATGACAGAGCAAGACAGTACATGCGGATGGGCAATGAAGCATGATAATGAGCGTGAATACCATGATAAAGAGTGGGGCGTACCCGTCTATGACGATACGGTGCTATTTGAATTTATCTGTTTAGAGGGCGCGCAAGCAGGACTGAGTTGGCGCACAATTTTAAATAAACGCGCAGGGTACACCGCCGCATTTGAAGGGTTTGATATTCATACTTTGGCGCAATACGATGAGCAACGTGTTCCGTTTATTATTGAAAACTTTGATGTCGTCAAACATAAAGCCAAGATTGCCTCGGTGTTTTCTAATGCGCGAGCCGCGATCGCGCTGCAACAAGAGTTTGGTTCGTTATCTGCAGCTTTATGGCAATTTGTCGATGGCAAACCTTTGCAACCGGCCAGAAAAAGCATGGATGAAGTGCCAGCGGTAACAGAAGAATCAAAAGCAATGAGCAAGTTCTTAAAGAAACGTGGTTTTAAATTTATGGGCGAAACCATTTGCTATGCGTATATGCAGGCAATGGGAATGGTGAATGATCACGTAATCGATTGCCCTTGTTATGCGAAATGTAAATAA
- a CDS encoding cystathionine beta-lyase codes for MSKKLETKLVTAGRNKKWTHGVVNPPVQRASTVVFNTVAEKNAATIKRQGHTLFYGRRGTETHFSFQEAMVDVEGGAGCALYPCGAAAITNTILAFVEHGDHILMVDTCYEPTRDFCNIILKKMGIETTYYDPMIGEGIRELIRPNTKILFTESPGSYTMEVQDIPTLSKIAHEQDIIVMIDNTWGAGVNFSPFEFGVDISIQAATKYIVGHSDVMLGTSVANEKYWPQLREQSYLMGQCISPDDAYTGLRGLRTLGVRLKQHDTNALAVAKWLEQRPEVDHIRHPAFETCPGHEFYKRDFTGGNGLFSFVLKTSNKEATTALLDTVEHFSMGYSWGGFESLILANEPSTFDTMRTVANPHFTGTLVRVHIGLENVEDLIEDLARGLEAYNAVLNR; via the coding sequence ATGTCAAAAAAACTTGAAACCAAACTTGTGACAGCAGGACGCAATAAAAAATGGACACATGGCGTGGTAAATCCACCAGTACAACGCGCCTCAACGGTGGTATTTAATACGGTTGCAGAAAAAAATGCCGCCACCATAAAGCGCCAAGGCCATACATTATTTTATGGTCGCCGTGGTACCGAAACCCATTTTTCCTTTCAAGAAGCAATGGTAGACGTCGAAGGCGGCGCAGGGTGTGCACTCTACCCTTGTGGCGCAGCAGCGATCACCAATACTATCCTAGCCTTTGTTGAGCATGGCGATCATATCTTAATGGTCGATACTTGTTACGAACCAACGCGTGATTTTTGTAATATTATCCTCAAAAAAATGGGCATCGAAACCACTTATTACGATCCGATGATTGGTGAAGGCATTCGCGAACTCATTCGTCCGAATACCAAAATCTTATTCACTGAATCTCCTGGCTCTTACACCATGGAAGTGCAAGATATTCCTACCCTATCTAAAATCGCCCATGAGCAAGATATCATTGTCATGATCGATAATACGTGGGGCGCGGGCGTTAACTTCTCTCCATTTGAGTTTGGGGTTGATATTTCTATCCAAGCGGCAACTAAATACATTGTCGGCCATTCTGATGTGATGCTCGGCACCTCTGTTGCCAACGAAAAATACTGGCCACAACTGCGCGAACAAAGCTATTTAATGGGGCAATGTATTTCACCTGATGATGCCTATACCGGCTTACGCGGATTGCGCACACTAGGGGTTCGATTAAAACAACATGATACCAATGCACTTGCAGTAGCCAAATGGTTAGAACAGCGCCCTGAAGTGGATCATATCCGTCATCCTGCGTTTGAAACCTGCCCTGGGCATGAGTTTTATAAGCGTGACTTTACCGGGGGAAATGGTTTATTTTCTTTTGTATTAAAAACCAGCAATAAAGAAGCCACCACGGCGTTACTTGATACCGTTGAGCATTTCAGCATGGGCTATTCTTGGGGCGGGTTTGAGAGTTTAATTCTTGCCAATGAGCCAAGCACTTTCGATACCATGCGCACTGTGGCCAACCCTCATTTTACAGGCACATTAGTTCGCGTGCATATTGGATTGGAAAACGTCGAGGATTTAATTGAAGATTTAGCGCGCGGTTTAGAAGCTTATAATGCGGTGTTAAATCGTTAA
- the trpA gene encoding tryptophan synthase subunit alpha, with translation MTNSTTHTGRYEALFNALEAKNQGAFVPFVTIGDPNPEQSLEIIHTLIQSGADALELGFPFSDPLADGPTIQGANIRALDSGTTPDTCFEIITQIRREYPDMPIGLLVYANLVFARGIDDFYARCQQAGVDSVLIADVPTGESEPFNSAAKAHGIHPIFIAPPTANNTTLEQVSSLGCGYTYLLSRSGVTGAETKANMPVHALLERLNQFNAPPALLGFGISEPAQVHQAITAGAAGAISGSAVVKIIEANKDNPQQMLDKLATFVSGMKAATLK, from the coding sequence ATGACAAACTCAACCACTCACACCGGTCGTTATGAAGCGTTATTTAATGCGCTCGAAGCCAAAAACCAAGGCGCGTTTGTTCCTTTTGTCACCATTGGCGATCCAAACCCTGAGCAATCCCTGGAGATTATCCATACTTTGATCCAATCAGGCGCTGATGCATTAGAGCTAGGATTTCCGTTTTCAGATCCTCTTGCCGATGGCCCAACCATTCAAGGGGCAAATATTCGCGCACTAGATTCAGGCACCACGCCAGATACTTGTTTTGAGATCATTACTCAAATTCGCCGTGAATACCCAGATATGCCAATTGGCTTATTGGTTTATGCCAACTTAGTGTTTGCCCGTGGTATTGATGACTTTTATGCTCGTTGCCAACAAGCCGGTGTTGATTCAGTGTTAATTGCCGACGTGCCAACCGGTGAGAGCGAACCATTTAATAGCGCCGCCAAAGCTCACGGCATCCACCCTATTTTTATTGCGCCACCAACCGCTAATAACACCACATTAGAGCAAGTCTCAAGCTTAGGATGCGGTTACACTTATTTGCTGTCTCGCTCGGGTGTGACTGGGGCCGAAACCAAAGCCAATATGCCAGTACATGCCTTGCTTGAACGCTTAAATCAATTTAATGCTCCTCCTGCATTATTAGGATTTGGTATTTCAGAGCCGGCCCAAGTACACCAAGCGATCACCGCTGGCGCAGCAGGCGCAATTTCAGGCTCTGCAGTAGTGAAAATCATTGAGGCTAATAAAGATAACCCGCAACAGATGCTAGATAAACTGGCCACATTTGTCTCTGGCATGAAAGCGGCGACACTAAAATAA
- the trpB gene encoding tryptophan synthase subunit beta, protein MPKLDPYFGEFGGQYVPQILVPALDQLEQAFIDSQQDEAFQAEFMGLLQEYAGRPTALTLCRNMTKGTKTKLYLKREDLLHGGAHKTNQVLGQALLAKRMGKKEIIAETGAGQHGVAAALACALLDLKCRVYMGAKDVERQSPNVFRMKLMGAEVIPVHSGSATLKDACNEALRDWSATYEDAHYLLGTAAGPHPFPTIVREFQRMIGEETKNQILAREGRLPDAVIACVGGGSNAIGMFADFIPDTEVGLIGVEPAGLGIDTDQHGAPLKHGKTGIFFGMKSPLMQDSFGQIEESYSVSAGLDFPSVGPQHAHLNATGRAQYVSITDDEALDAFQNLASHEGIIPALESSHALAYALKMAYEDPEKEQLLVVNLSGRGDKDIFTVHKLLEDKGAV, encoded by the coding sequence ATGCCTAAGTTAGACCCTTATTTTGGTGAATTTGGTGGTCAATATGTCCCACAAATTCTGGTTCCCGCGCTTGATCAACTAGAACAAGCTTTTATCGACTCGCAACAAGATGAAGCTTTCCAAGCAGAATTCATGGGCTTATTACAAGAATATGCCGGTCGCCCAACCGCATTAACTTTATGCCGCAACATGACCAAAGGCACCAAAACAAAACTGTATCTAAAGCGTGAAGATCTGTTGCACGGCGGCGCGCACAAAACCAACCAAGTGTTAGGTCAGGCATTATTAGCTAAACGCATGGGTAAGAAAGAAATTATTGCCGAAACCGGCGCGGGACAACATGGCGTTGCCGCAGCACTCGCTTGTGCTTTACTGGACTTAAAATGCCGCGTATACATGGGCGCTAAAGATGTTGAGCGACAAAGCCCCAATGTATTTCGCATGAAGCTGATGGGCGCGGAAGTGATCCCAGTTCATTCAGGTTCTGCCACGTTAAAAGATGCCTGTAATGAAGCGCTGCGTGACTGGTCTGCAACTTATGAAGACGCGCACTACCTACTTGGCACTGCGGCAGGCCCTCACCCATTCCCAACCATTGTGCGTGAATTCCAACGTATGATCGGCGAAGAAACCAAGAATCAAATTCTCGCTCGTGAAGGTCGTCTGCCCGATGCCGTTATTGCCTGTGTCGGCGGCGGCTCAAATGCAATCGGTATGTTTGCCGATTTCATTCCCGATACCGAAGTGGGGTTAATTGGGGTCGAACCTGCCGGTTTAGGCATTGATACCGACCAACACGGCGCGCCATTAAAACATGGTAAAACCGGTATCTTCTTTGGTATGAAATCCCCACTAATGCAAGACAGCTTTGGTCAAATTGAAGAGTCTTACTCTGTTTCTGCTGGGCTTGATTTTCCATCAGTGGGACCACAACATGCTCATTTGAATGCGACAGGTCGGGCGCAATATGTATCCATTACCGATGATGAAGCACTCGATGCGTTCCAAAATCTCGCTTCACATGAAGGTATCATTCCTGCTTTAGAGTCCTCTCATGCATTGGCTTATGCGTTAAAAATGGCGTACGAGGATCCGGAAAAAGAACAACTGTTAGTGGTGAACTTATCCGGCCGTGGTGATAAAGATATTTTCACCGTACACAAACTATTAGAAGATAAAGGAGCGGTCTAA
- a CDS encoding septation protein A, translated as MKQIIDFIPLVIFFFLYKSYDIYVATGALIVATAVQVAVTYFVYKKVEKMQIITFLMVAIFGGMTLFFHDDNFIKWKVTIIYVLFSVGLLVSDYLGKPVIKGMLGKEITLPDQVWKRVNLAWVAFFAVCAVINIYVAYRLPLDVWVNFKVFGLLIATFSYTILTGFYIYKYMPKENQEK; from the coding sequence ATGAAGCAAATTATTGATTTTATTCCACTGGTTATTTTCTTTTTCTTGTACAAAAGCTATGACATTTATGTGGCGACTGGAGCACTCATCGTTGCCACGGCTGTGCAAGTTGCTGTGACTTACTTTGTGTATAAAAAAGTAGAGAAAATGCAAATCATCACCTTTTTGATGGTGGCAATTTTTGGCGGTATGACACTGTTTTTCCACGATGATAATTTCATCAAATGGAAAGTCACCATTATTTATGTTTTATTCTCAGTTGGCCTTTTAGTGTCTGATTACCTGGGCAAACCTGTGATAAAAGGCATGCTAGGTAAAGAGATCACCCTACCCGATCAAGTATGGAAACGCGTTAACCTTGCTTGGGTGGCTTTTTTTGCGGTGTGCGCGGTGATCAACATCTATGTCGCTTACCGATTACCATTAGATGTTTGGGTTAATTTCAAAGTTTTTGGACTACTCATCGCCACCTTCAGTTACACCATCTTAACTGGCTTTTATATCTACAAATATATGCCGAAAGAAAACCAAGAGAAATAA